Proteins found in one Betaproteobacteria bacterium genomic segment:
- a CDS encoding diguanylate cyclase, translating into MSVPIVALDPVLRSPDRRPRQLEPRALLEYATRAMLARAEATRTLALLVVDLRRPDRLDALMGKAASEARLEHVLDRLDALLRAVDRYAAVSRDEIWLVLPDLGNASLAVLAAIRIVHELEVPDSAGEPEFQLRPCVGIAYFPEHAGDMTQLVRLADAACQAAALTEEGYCVAQPRQTPSITRTSELADLVREALRTNAL; encoded by the coding sequence ATGTCGGTTCCCATCGTCGCCCTCGATCCGGTGCTACGCAGCCCGGACCGGCGCCCGAGACAGCTGGAGCCGCGCGCACTGCTCGAGTACGCGACGCGTGCCATGCTCGCCCGCGCCGAGGCGACGAGGACGCTGGCGCTGCTGGTCGTCGACCTGCGCCGCCCCGACCGTCTCGACGCGCTCATGGGCAAGGCCGCCTCGGAAGCCCGCCTCGAGCACGTCCTCGATCGTCTCGATGCGCTGCTGCGTGCCGTCGACCGCTATGCCGCAGTCAGCCGCGACGAGATCTGGCTGGTGCTCCCCGATCTCGGGAATGCGAGCCTGGCAGTGCTTGCCGCCATCCGGATCGTGCACGAGCTGGAGGTGCCCGACTCCGCCGGCGAGCCCGAGTTCCAGCTCCGCCCGTGCGTGGGTATCGCCTATTTCCCGGAGCACGCCGGTGACATGACCCAGCTTGTGCGCCTGGCAGATGCCGCGTGCCAGGCCGCTGCCCTGACGGAGGAAGGCTACTGCGTCGCGCAGCCGCGCCAGACGCCCTCGATCACGCGCACTTCCGAGCTGGCGGACCTCGTGCGCGAAGCGCTCAGGACGAACGCGCTCGA